A single region of the Syngnathus acus chromosome 6, fSynAcu1.2, whole genome shotgun sequence genome encodes:
- the LOC119124721 gene encoding overexpressed in colon carcinoma 1 protein yields the protein MKKMGCGNSSAASTSGGGPSEASRDVTEDPLADDEKRRNYGGVYVGLPADLTTVAASQSKPSRKD from the exons atgaaaaaaatgggTTGTGGAAATTCGTCGGCCGCCAGCACCTCAGGAGGGg gGCCATCCGAAGCCTCCAGGGATGT GACAGAAGATCCCTTGGCAGACGATGAGAAAAGAAG GAACTATGGCGGCGTGTACGTGGGGCTCCCGGCGGATTTGACCACGGTGGCCGCGAGTCAGTCCAAGCCGAGCCGAAAAG ACTAG
- the appl2 gene encoding DCC-interacting protein 13-beta produces the protein MPAVHHKLLLEDALQDSPQTRSLLSVFEEDAANLTDYTNQLLQSMQRVYGAQSEMGLATEQLSRQLLAYEKKNFALGKGDEEVVSTLQNFAKTVQELNSLHSDLANQMADTMVFPLIQFREKDLTEISTLKEIYGIATDEHEAAMVKYSRLPKKRENEKLKANMVKEVAYTRRKQHQASLQYYCALNALQYRKRVAMLEPMLGYTQAQVLFFKKGLELVSRKLDNFLVSVSHVTQNIQAQLDAEAEAMRMTQKELLSVDEAVYTLDNDGEPVNRTLIQKAGFLNIRNKTGLVTTAWDRLYFFTQGGNLMCQPRGAVAGGMVLDLDNSSVMAIECEDRHYCFQITSPTGKASMILQAESKKEYEEWICTVNNISRQIYLTDNPEAVAIRLNQTAIQAVTPVTSFEKRQEGSPDPDRAKPGGVFSTSTASQKSGAGPEPEDLIVPGTPIQFDIMLPASEFLEQNRVDGKRTNPFGETDDDCCHESDDSLLQQVFAVRFLGSMAVRCGDNQEVIYEAMRQVLAARAIHNIFRTTESHLMVTSSDLRLIDPQTQVTRISFQLGEMCQFAAHQENSRLMGFVVEGRDWSGGGGDDEGGEPSFTAFVFESNTEGEKICYTMSLAKDITEAKKDPAALAQLMKNMPLTNDGKFLLLDAENSDTADGDGLDDLESEA, from the exons ATGCCGGCCGTACACCACAAACTACTCCTGGAGGACGCTTTGCAGGACAGTCCCCAG ACTCGTTCCTTGCTCAGCGTATTTGAGGAGGATGCGGCCAACCTCACGGACTACACCAACCAGCTGCTGCAGTCCATGCAGCGTGTCTACGGAGCTCAG agcgagaTGGGTTTGGCCACAGAGCAGCTCTCACGCCAGCTTCTTGCCTATGAAAAGAAA AATTTTGCCCTCGGCAAAGGTGATGAAGAAGTGGTCTCCACGCTGCAGAACTTTGCCAAAACTGTGCAGGAG CTGAACTCGCTGCACTCGGATCTCGCCAATCAGATGGCGGACACCATGGTCTTCCCCTTGATCCAGTTCAGAGAAAAAGATCTGACCg AGATAAGCACGTTGAAGGAAATCTACGGCATCGCCACCGACG AGCACGAGGCAGCCATGGTCAAGTACAGCCGCTTACCcaaaaagagggaaaatgaAAAG CTGAAGGCCAACATGGTGAAGGAGGTGGCGTACACGCGCCGGAAGCAGCACCAGGCCTCACTGCAGTATTACTGCGCCCTCAATGCCCTGCAGTACCGCAAGAGGGTGGCCATGTTGGAACCCATGCTAGGCTACACACAAGCGCAG GTTCTTTTCTTCAAGAAAGGCCTGGAGTTGGTGTCGAGGAAGCTGGACAACTTTCTGGTCTCGGTGTCGCACGTGACGCAAAA CATCCAGGCTCAACTGGACGCCGAGGCTGAGGCCATGCGCATGACCCAGAAGGAGCTGCTGTCCGTGGACGAAGCCGTCTACACGCTGGATAACGACGGCGAGCCGGTCAACCGCACACTCATCCAGAAAGCTGGTTTTCTCAACATCAGGAA CAAAACCGGCCTGGTGACCACAGCGTGGGACCGCCTCTACTTCTTCACTCAGGGGGGCAACCTCATGTGTCAGCCAAGGGGGGCCGTGGCAGGAGGCATGGTGCTGGACCTGGACAACAGCTCCGTCATGGCCATCGAGTGCGAAGACAGACATTACTGCTTCCAAATCACCTCCCCCACCGGAAAAGC GTCAATGATCCTGCAAGCGGAGAGCAAGAAGGAATATGAAGAG TGGATTTGCACCGTCAACAATATCTCCAGACAGATCTACCTGACTGACAACCCGGAG GCCGTGGCCATCCGGTTGAACCAAACCGCCATCCAGGCCGTCACGCCAGTCACCAGCTTTGAAAAGAGGCAGGAAGGCTCGCCCGACCCTGACAG GGCCAAGCCAGGGGGTGTTTTCTCCACCAGCACCGCCTCCCAGAAGTCCGGAGCCGGTCCGGAGCCGGAAGACCTGATCGTCCCCGGGACACCCATCCAGTTCGATATCATGCTGCCCGCCTCTGAATTCCTGGAACAGAACCGAGTGGACGGGAA ACGCACTAATCCATTTGGCGAAACGGATGACGACTGTTGCCATGAAAGCGACG aCTCCCTCTTGCAGCAGGTGTTTGCCGTGCGTTTCCTGGGCTCCATGGCGGTGCGCTGCGGCGACAACCAGGAGGTGATCTACGAGGCCATGAGGCAAGTGCTCGCTGCCCGGGCCATCCACAACATCTTCAGGACTACAGAGTCGCACCTGATGGTGACCAGCAGCGACCTGAG GCTGATAGACCCTCAGACTCAAGTCACAAGAATAAGC TTCCAGCTGGGGGAGATGTGTCAGTTTGCGGCCCACCAGGAGAACAGCAGGCTGATGGGCTTTGTGGTGGAAGGCCGCGACTggagcggcggcggtggcgacGACGAAGGTGGTGAACCCTCCTTTACCGCCTTTGTCTTTGAGAGCAACACAGAGGGAGAGAAg ATATGCTACACCATGAGTTTGGCCAAGGATATTACAGAGGCCAAGAAG GACCCCGCGGCTCTGGCCCAGCTGATGAAGAACATGCCGCTCACCAACGACGGCAAATTCCTCCTGCTGGATGCCGAGAACAGCGACACGGCCGACGGGGACGGACTAGACGATCTGGAGTCGGAGGCCTAG
- the tubgcp6 gene encoding gamma-tubulin complex component 6, producing the protein MYSSSHHPIKSGCNTSASITELLAALCDSSLAGVSWKRRALGGVSREGFRKALKKRAYGALLSKLFQDGAKPPVTLEPSSPPRNRVLMICFDLRVAGCGEEAERLEDLLEKLPEGAASGLNEVDSVLELLVLLAGTSPPPPPSFSRDYMRRERPVLRRPAPWPYQSEELQRLEARAWGLVCGEEWASLERLYGTQGLMEAQPGAGLMALRTKTDVEERFEKETRLTLFGALQHTRTSDLDIRLDLPPVPSDVDVTGLSIRVPPCLDQSDDEGFQSGSNLTPDSLSEPSSGPEMDVWEALRTFEPGVRCCWESVGWPPGRRESLYLSESGREAFDQLYRLWEGEMRVVSGSVPSPILPLPVDSQGELVGDLLNVLIGVASATFPLNQSVEFDVRPGVCVSGASPESVSRLLGELAQYGTYYLRLSRFSLQSPEKKGLVFQAFTGGLRKYLHYYRACVLSTPPRISLLTVGFLFRKVGQQLRYLSELCRVDGPPGGDRPAFPVGVKLLSHLYNEVQNNCSNENYPVLLSLLKSSCEPYTRFVSDWVYSGVFRDVYGEFMIQVNEEYLGFRDKHFWVQGYTLISQDVEDCVPVFLRHMANDVYVCGKTINLLKICCPQHYICLSELPVPRIAVTFSLQEVEAIERDCAVYRGRMERIAKHSAVSREVQAQRAEEARQELINQVRASAAKTLESIRGRQVSQRLAEEARKRESFQELKQHLEQEQEWCTLAKKKQEEDDFSFARELRDREKRLQALEEQLEQRARKELIAQYSHLSEEAARKERRALWRSQRTTLDEARSHFFARDQQELQAILEKYPLGQERPPVSSPQQPPALESPSEQSVEKKPENPEESKESHSVDTSAFISGDFLPESLTVDHTKQEEMGEVCPTAKLVDYDFSAPFSPLEGIAGQPSLARLRPVCGSFQLQPDVIRNHPSFSHFPVGEHVPLVQESLPAASPFGHVSECSFSLRHDTPGPPQGATLLGQGDASVRLERDKLVGAQDATAAKRKEDAPHLSICSRVCSLASPLKRIAVPSPAHPSDSHIKIGELVSDVDAPQPSQNVHGHSSDANIKVGENVSDFVHPLLVRNPHGHASDAHLKVGGNDSDFLSPLPVPNVHGHASDANIKVGENLSNFVQLRPVRNPHGHASDAHLKVGGNDSDFLSPLPVPNVHGHASDANIKVGENVSNFVQLRPVRNPHGHASDAHLKVGGNDSDFLSPLPVPNVHGHASDANIKVGENVSNFVQLRPVRNPHGHASDAHLKVGGNDSDFLSPLPVPNVHGHASDSNIKVGENVSDVSQARPRWSKHGHTSDSTLQVGCVVSGSAPAAAPESDLSHVSDSSLGSGCVVTQSEPLPSPLPGSQYGHSSDSALGVGCVVLGAPKPSLSTERQLEGKADHEQDAEEAVSFDLSPGEKSEQEYLLALSAHYQVERYEDCSSLMASSPECQLLKRVIRGLPAEPALRHAADAMAVHLNEMVSLPVLIKHSVTAPLITHVSLVNKAVVDYFFVELGVERHFEALRHFLLMEDGEFAQSLSDRLFEKLGSGQTPGELLTPLVLNSILSKALQYSLHGDTPLAANFTFALRFLPDTFHPHAPDSLNCLELRYKVAWPLNIIITDTCMNKYNRLFSFQLQLKHMVWSLRDVWFHLKRTAVVKGAGRSVQFRQLQLYRHEMQHFVKVIQGYIANQILQVSWSEFTAKMAAACDLDAIHRTHADYLNRAIFRALLTEKAAPVMNIIHSIFSLILKFRAQLIALPWTSQQGETVHPSFIAMQQSYNTFKYYSHFLFKVVTKLVNRGYQPHLEDFLLRINFNNYYKDS; encoded by the exons ATGTATTCGAGTTCTCATCATCCCATCAAGTCCGGCTGCAACACCAGCGCCAGCATCACAGAGCTGCTGGCTGCTCTATGTGACAGCAGCCTGGCTGGCGTGTCGTGGAAGCGTCGGGCCCTGGGAGGCGTCTCAAGAGAAGGCTTCCGCAAAGCTCTGAAGAAGCGAGCCTATGGCGCACTGCTGTCCAAGCTTTTCCAGGATGGCGCCAAGCCACCCGTCACCTTGGAGCCTAGCTCGCCTCCGAGAAACAGAGTCCTGATGATATGTTTTGACTTGAGAGTAGCTGGCTGTGGGGAGGAGGCTGAGAGGCTGGAGGATCTGCTGGAGAAGCTTCCGGAAGGGGCCGCCTCCGGCCTGAATGAGGTGGATTCCGTCCTTGAGCTTCTGGTGCTCCTGGCCGGTACCtcgcctccgccgccgccctcCTTCAGTCGGGACTACATGAGGCGGGAGAGGCCCGTGCTACGCAGACCCGCACCTTGGCCTTACCAGAGCGAGGAGCTGCAAAGGCTGGAGGCCCGGGCCTGGGGGCTGGTCTGCGGGGAGGAGTGGGCGTCCTTGGAGCGCTTGTACGGAACTCAGGGTTTGATGGAAGCTCAGCCAGGTGCAGGCTTGATGGCTCTCAGGACTAAAACAGACGTGGAGGAGAGATTTGAGAAGGAGACCAGGCTGACCTTGTTTGGAGCCTTGCAGCACACTCGAACCTCAGACCTGGACATCAGACTGGACCTTCCACCTGTGCCCAGCGACGTAGATGTAACTGGGCTCTCCATTAGG GTCCCGCCGTGTTTAGATCAGTCTGACGACGAAGGCTTCCAGTCTGGCTCCAACCTGACGCCGGACTCTCTGTCGGAGCCCAGCTCCGGTCCAGAGATGGATGTGTGGGAGGCTCTGCGGACATTTGAGCCCGGCGTTCGCTGCTGCTGGGAGTCGGTCGGCTG GCCACCGGGCAGGAGAGAATCTCTGTACCTGAGCGAGAGCGGCAGAGAGGCCTTTGACCAGCTCTACCGACTGTGGGAGGGCGAGATGAGGGTGGTCAGCGGCAGCGTGCCCTCCCCGATTCTCCCGCTGCCCGTCGACTCTCAGGGGGAGCTGGTGGGCGACTTGCTGAACGTGCTGATTGGCGTGGCGTCCGCTACTTTTCCTCTCAACCAA AGTGTCGAGTTCGACGTCCGCCCCGGCGTGTGCGTGTCGGGAGCCTCTCCGGAAAGCGTGTCTCGTCTCTTGGGGGAGCTGGCCCAGTACGGCACCTACTACCTCAGGCTCAGTCGCTTCTCGCTGCAGAGCCCCGAAAAGAAGGGTCTGGTCTTCCAG GCGTTCACGGGAGGCCTGAGGAAGTACTTGCATTATTACCGAGCGTGCGTTCTCAGCACGCCGCCCAGGATCAGCCTGCTGACTGTTGGCTTCCTCTTCCGCAAAGTCGGCCAACAACTCAG GTATCTGTCGGAACTGTGCCGTGTGGACGGGCCCCCCGGTGGCGACCGGCCCGCCTTCCCTGTG GGCGTGAAGCTGCTCTCCCACCTGTACAACGAAGTGCAGAACAACTGCAGCAACGAGAACTACCCGGTGCTGCTGTCTCTCCTCAAGAGCAGCTGTGAGCCGTACACCAG GTTCGTGTCCGATTGGGTGTACAGTGGCGTGTTTCGAGACGTCTATGGCGAGTTCATGATCCAAGTCAATGAGGAGTACCTCGGCTTCAGAG ACAAACATTTCTGGGTCCAAGGCTACACTTTGATCTCTCAAGACGTGGAGGACTGTGTGCCCGTTTTCCTGAGGCACATGGCCAACGACGTGTACGTCTGCGGGAAGACCATCAACCTCCTGAAAATTTGCTGCCCTCAG CACTACATCTGCTTGTCGGAGCTTCCCGTGCCTCGTATCGCCGTCACCTTCTCCCTGCAGGAGGTGGAGGCCATCGAGAGGGACTGCGCCGTGTACCGCGGCCGCATGGAGAGGATCGCCAAGCACAGCGCCGTCAGTCGGGAGGTGCAG GCCCAGCGAGCTGAAGAAGCGCGCCAGGAGCTGATCAATCAGGTCAGGGCGTCGGCAGCCAAAACCCTGGAGAGCATTCGCG GGCGCCAGGTGTCACAGCGTCTGGCTGAGGAGGCCAGGAAAAGGGAGAGCTTCCAGGAGTTGAAGCAGCACCTGGAACAGGAGCAggag TGGTGCACTTTGGCCAAGAAGAAACAGGAGGAAGACGACTTCAGCTTTGCCAGAGAGCTGAGGGACCGCGAGAAGAGACTTCAAGCGCTTGAGGAGCAACTGGAGCAGAGAGCCAG GAAGGAGCTGATTGCCCAGTACAGCCACCTGTCAGAAGAAGCGGCCCGTAAGGAGCGCCGGGCCTTGTGGAGGTCGCAGAGAACCACACTGGACGAGGCTCGATCGCACTTCTTCGCGCGGGACCAGCAAGAGTTGCAG GCCATCTTGGAAAAGTACCCTTTGGGCCAAGAGAGACCTCCAGTGTCATCACCTCAGCAGCCGCCAGCACTG GAAAGTCCCTCAGAGCAGTCAGTGGAAAAGAAACCAGAGAATCCTGAAGAATCCAAAGAGTCTCACTCAGTGGACACCAGCGCCTTCATCTCCGGCGACTTTCTCCCCGAGTCGCTAACCGTCGACCACACCAAGCAGGAGGAGATGGGGGAGGTGTGTCCCACAGCAAAGCTCGTAGACTACGACTTCAGCGCCCCCTTCAGCCCTCTGGAAGGAATCGCCGGCCAGCCATCCCTGGCCCGGCTCAGGCCCGTTTGCGGTTCTTTCCAACTGCAACCTGACGTGATCCGCAACCATCCCTCCTTTTCCCATTTCCCCGTGGGGGAGCATGTGCCTCTGGTCCAGGAGAGCCTCCCCGCGGCCAGCCCCTTCGGCCACGTTTCCGAGTGCAGCTTCTCCCTCAGACACGACACCCCAGGGCCTCCTCAGGGCGCCACGCTGCTCGGGCAAGGCGACGCTTCTGTCCGTCTGGAGCGAGACAAACTGGTGGGTGCTCAAGACGCTACGGCAGCGAAACGCAAAGAGGACGCGCCCCATCTTTCCATTTGTAGTCGAGTTTGTTCTTTAGCGTCACCTTTGAAGCGCATCGCCGTCCCTTCCCCGGCGCATCCCTCAGACTCGCACATCAAAATTGGCGAGCTTGTCTCAGACGTGGACGCGCCGCAACCTTCCCAAAATGTCCACGGCCACTCCTCGGACGCCAACATCAAAGTGGGCGAGAACGTGTCCGACTTTGTCCATCCGCTCCTCGTCCGAAACCCCCACGGCCACGCCTCCGACGCTCACCTCAAAGTCGGAGGAAACGATTCAGACTTCTTGTCTCCGCTGCCCGTGCCCAACGTCCACGGCCACGCCTCGGACGCCAACATCAAAGTAGGCGAGAACTTGTCCAACTTTGTCCAGCTGCGACCCGTCCGAAACCCCCACGGCCACGCCTCCGACGCCCACCTCAAAGTCGGAGGAAACGATTCAGACTTCTTGTCTCCGCTCCCCGTGCCCAACGTCCACGGCCACGCCTCGGACGCCAACATCAAAGTGGGCGAGAACGTGTCCAACTTTGTCCAGCTGCGACCCGTCCGAAACCCCCACGGCCACGCCTCCGACGCCCACCTCAAAGTCGGAGGAAACGATTCAGACTTCTTGTCTCCGCTCCCCGTGCCCAACGTCCACGGCCACGCCTCGGACGCCAACATCAAAGTGGGCGAGAACGTGTCCAACTTTGTCCAGCTGCGACCCGTCCGAAACCCCCACGGCCACGCCTCCGACGCCCACCTCAAAGTCGGAGGAAACGATTCAGACTTCTTGTCTCCGCTGCCCGTGCCCAACGTCCACGGCCACGCCTCCGACTCCAACATCAAAGTGGGCGAGAACGTGTCCGACGTGTCCCAAGCTAGACCACGATGGAGTAAACACGGCCACACTTCCGACTCCACCCTCCAGGTGGGCTGCGTGGTATCGGGCTCGGCGCCCGCCGCGGCACCCGAGAGCGACCTAAGCCACGTCTCGGACTCCAGCTTGGGCAGCGGCTGCGTTGTCACCCAGAGCGAGCCGCTTCCGTCCCCGCTGCCGGGCAGTCAGTACGGGCACTCGTCAGACTCTGCTCTCGGGGTGGGCTGCGTTGTGTTGGGCGCACCAAAGCCGTCGCTTTCCACCGAACGCCAGTTGGAAGGGAAAGCGGATCACGAGCAGGATGCCGAAG AAGCCGTCAGCTTTGACTTGTCCCCCGGAGAGAAATCCGAACAAGAATATCTCCTGGCGCTGTCCGCTCACTACCAGGTGGAGCGCTATGAAGACTGCTCCAGCCTCATGG CGTCGTCCCCCGAGTGCCAGTTACTCAAGCGCGTGATCCGGGGCCTCCCCGCTGAGCCCGCCCTGCGCCACGCCGCCGACGCCATGGCCGTGCACCTCAACGAGATGGTCTCCCTGCCGGTTCTGATCAAACACTCGGTCACCGCCCCACTCATCACGCA CGTGTCGCTGGTCAACAAGGCGGTGGTGGACTACTTCTTTGTGGAGTTGGGGGTGGAGCGACATTTTGAGGCCCTGCGCCACTTCCTGCTGATGGAGGACGGCGAGTTCGCGCAGTCGCTCAGTGATCGGCTGTTTGAAAAA CTGGGCAGCGGGCAGACCCCCGGCGAGCTGCTCACCCCTCTGGTGCTCAACTCCATCCTCAGCAAGGCGCTGCAGTACAGCCTGCACGGCGACACGCCGCTGGCCGCCAACTTCACCTTTGCCCTGCGCTTCCTGCCCGACACCTTCCACCCGCACGCTCCCGACTCCCTCAACTGCCTGGAGCTGCGCTACAAG GTGGCCTGGCCgctcaacatcatcatcaccgaCACCTGCATGAACAAGTACAACCGGCTCTTCTCCTTCCAGCTGCAGCTCAAGCACATGGTGTGGAGCCTGCGCGACGTCTGGTTCCATCTCAAGAGGACGG CGGTGGTGAAAGGCGCCGGGCGCTCGGTGCAGTTCCGCCAGCTGCAGCTGTACCGACACGAGATGCAGCACTTCGTCAAGGTCATCCAAGGTTACATCGCCAACCAGATCCTGCAGGTGTCCTGGAGCGAGTtcaccgccaagatggccgccgccTGCGACCTGGACGCCATCCATCGCACACACGCCGACTACCTTAACAGGGCCATTTTTAG GGCTCTGCTGACCGAGAAGGCCGCTCCGGTGATGAACATCATCCACAGCATCTTCAGCCTGATCCTAAAGTTCCGTGCACAACTGATTGCGCTTCCTTGGACCAGCCAGCAGGGGGAGACAGTGCACCCAAGCTTCATCGCCATGCAGCAATCGTACAACACCTTCAAGTACTACTCGCACTTCCTCTTCAAAG TGGTGACCAAGCTGGTGAACAGAGGCTACCAGCCGCATTTGGAAGACTTCCTCCTACGCATCAACTTCAACAATTACTACAAAGACTCATGA